The following coding sequences lie in one Myxococcus xanthus genomic window:
- a CDS encoding S1 family peptidase, with product MSNAGWRAWLGAGVGALLLTACHTSEEETPPDLDDVAAATVTLEPGHCAGVVVEDGRHVLTAAHCLRNEDTGVPLSFLDGRRMDGSAVHVDRGRDIAILRLDAPAPVRPLDVAQALPAPGEPLVFAGRNDRPDEPQQAVLERLGTCPSLPEVPAALFTTIRGRPGDSGAPLVDARMRVVGLVHGGAACRIAAPTAGLAEVVAQLSRRGPALARQAPPPPR from the coding sequence ATGAGCAACGCGGGCTGGAGGGCGTGGCTGGGGGCGGGCGTGGGGGCGTTGCTGCTGACGGCATGCCACACGTCGGAGGAGGAGACACCGCCGGACCTCGACGACGTGGCGGCGGCGACGGTGACGCTGGAGCCGGGCCACTGTGCGGGCGTGGTGGTGGAAGACGGCCGGCACGTCCTCACCGCCGCGCACTGCCTCCGGAATGAGGACACGGGGGTGCCCTTGTCCTTCCTGGACGGACGCCGGATGGACGGCAGCGCCGTGCACGTGGACCGGGGCCGGGACATCGCCATCCTCCGCCTGGACGCGCCGGCGCCGGTGCGCCCGCTGGACGTCGCCCAGGCCCTGCCCGCTCCGGGCGAGCCGCTGGTGTTCGCGGGCCGCAATGACCGTCCCGACGAGCCTCAGCAGGCCGTGCTGGAGCGGCTGGGCACCTGCCCTTCGCTTCCCGAGGTGCCCGCCGCGCTCTTCACCACCATCCGGGGCCGGCCGGGAGACTCCGGCGCGCCGTTGGTGGACGCGCGCATGCGGGTGGTGGGGCTGGTCCACGGCGGGGCCGCCTGCCGCATCGCCGCGCCCACCGCGGGGCTCGCGGAGGTGGTGGCGCAGCTGTCGCGAAGGGGGCCGGCCCTGGCGCGGCAGGCGCCGCCTCCGCCTCGCTAG
- the uraH gene encoding hydroxyisourate hydrolase, which produces MSTLSTHVLDTHRGRPASGVPITLELQGDSGEWKQLARGVTNEDGRVRDFLPQGARVEPGVYRMAFDTGAYFRALGVRGFYPSVTVVFELTAPDEHYHVPLLLSPFGYSTYRGS; this is translated from the coding sequence ATGAGCACCCTGTCCACTCACGTCCTCGACACGCACCGGGGCCGGCCGGCGTCCGGTGTTCCCATCACCCTGGAGCTGCAAGGCGACTCGGGCGAATGGAAGCAACTGGCTCGCGGCGTCACCAATGAGGACGGCCGCGTGCGCGACTTCCTGCCCCAGGGGGCGCGCGTGGAGCCGGGCGTCTACCGGATGGCCTTCGACACCGGGGCGTACTTCCGGGCGCTTGGCGTGCGCGGCTTCTACCCGTCGGTGACGGTGGTGTTCGAACTCACGGCGCCAGACGAGCACTACCACGTCCCGCTGCTGCTGAGCCCCTTCGGCTACTCCACGTACCGGGGGAGTTGA
- the uraD gene encoding 2-oxo-4-hydroxy-4-carboxy-5-ureidoimidazoline decarboxylase — MSSGLTRLNSLLPSEARAELMRCCGASRWADGMVRSRPFRDAEHLFSESAWLWKQTGPDDWREAMTHHPRIGDVSQLRAKFASTASWSSQEQGGVQGADEAVLQGLAEGNAAYEQRFGFIFLVCATGKSAAEMLELLRERLDNAPDEELRIAAGEQAKITRIRLEKLLAP, encoded by the coding sequence ATGAGCAGCGGACTGACTCGACTCAATTCGCTGTTGCCGTCGGAGGCGCGCGCGGAGCTGATGCGCTGCTGTGGCGCGTCCCGCTGGGCGGACGGCATGGTGCGCTCGCGGCCCTTCCGCGACGCGGAGCACCTGTTCTCGGAGTCGGCGTGGCTCTGGAAGCAGACGGGGCCGGACGACTGGCGCGAGGCCATGACGCATCATCCGCGCATCGGTGACGTGTCCCAGTTGCGCGCGAAGTTCGCGTCAACCGCCTCGTGGTCCTCACAGGAGCAGGGTGGGGTGCAGGGCGCGGACGAGGCGGTGCTGCAAGGGCTGGCGGAGGGCAATGCCGCCTACGAGCAACGCTTCGGTTTCATCTTCCTGGTGTGCGCCACGGGCAAGAGCGCGGCGGAGATGCTGGAGCTCTTGCGCGAGCGGCTGGACAACGCACCGGACGAGGAGCTGCGCATCGCGGCCGGTGAGCAGGCGAAAATCACCCGCATCCGACTGGAGAAGCTGCTGGCGCCATGA
- the alc gene encoding allantoicase, whose protein sequence is MHAPEEGKLRIAFTEFIDLAAENVGGQALLASDEFFAGKENLLKPGRGVFIPGKFTENGKWMDGWESRRKRVPGHDWCILKLGLPGVVRGVDIDTNHFLGNFPEYASVDALEVEGSPTPEALAEATWTPILPQLKLQGGTRNLFPIASDKRWTHLRLNIFPDGGVARFRVHGEVRPDFERLSHAGGAVDLAAAENGGTVVACNDSFFGPKDNLILPGRAANMGEGWETRRKRVLPGFDWIVVKLAVPGTVQRVEVDTAFFKGNYPDTCSIEGCYLREPVVDFANAHDIAWTELLPRTKLQAHHRHFYESELAAKGPFTHVRLKIYPDGGVSRLRVHGWPA, encoded by the coding sequence ATGCACGCACCCGAAGAGGGAAAGCTGCGGATTGCCTTCACGGAATTCATCGACCTGGCCGCGGAGAACGTGGGCGGTCAGGCGCTGCTGGCCAGCGATGAGTTCTTCGCGGGGAAGGAGAACCTGCTGAAGCCCGGCCGGGGCGTCTTCATCCCCGGCAAGTTCACCGAGAATGGCAAGTGGATGGACGGCTGGGAGTCGCGCCGCAAGCGCGTCCCGGGCCATGACTGGTGCATCCTCAAGCTCGGCCTGCCGGGCGTGGTGCGCGGCGTGGACATCGACACCAACCACTTCCTCGGCAACTTCCCCGAGTACGCCTCGGTGGATGCGCTGGAGGTGGAGGGCTCGCCCACGCCCGAGGCCCTGGCCGAGGCCACCTGGACGCCCATCCTCCCGCAGCTCAAGCTGCAGGGCGGCACGCGCAACCTGTTCCCCATCGCCAGCGACAAGCGCTGGACGCACCTGCGGCTCAACATCTTCCCGGATGGCGGCGTGGCCCGCTTCCGCGTCCATGGCGAGGTGCGGCCGGACTTCGAGCGCCTGTCCCACGCCGGCGGTGCGGTGGACCTGGCGGCGGCGGAGAATGGCGGCACGGTGGTGGCGTGCAATGACTCCTTCTTCGGCCCCAAGGACAACCTCATCCTCCCGGGGCGCGCCGCCAACATGGGCGAGGGCTGGGAGACGCGGCGCAAGCGCGTGCTGCCGGGCTTCGACTGGATTGTGGTGAAGCTCGCCGTCCCGGGCACCGTGCAGCGCGTGGAGGTGGATACGGCCTTCTTCAAGGGCAACTACCCGGACACGTGCTCCATCGAAGGCTGCTACCTGCGCGAGCCGGTGGTGGACTTCGCCAACGCGCATGACATCGCGTGGACGGAGCTGCTGCCGCGCACGAAGCTCCAAGCGCACCACCGCCACTTCTACGAGTCCGAGCTGGCGGCGAAGGGGCCCTTCACCCACGTGCGCCTGAAAATCTATCCCGACGGCGGCGTCAGCCGGCTGCGGGTCCACGGGTGGCCAGCATGA
- a CDS encoding LysR family transcriptional regulator translates to MNPVQDSARLARLDLNLFRVFDVVLRERNLTRAAEVLFLSQSAVSHALARLREQLGAPLFVREGRGVAPTAFAERLAPEIREALALFEQAVHRGRGFDPRRDVSQFTVAMNDVLEPSILPLLVARLRAHAPEVRISSVRLDRARLERDLASGRLDLSIDVEQQTGAELKRAALLQDTFCVVSQRRRKLDVAKYMAARHVTVSSRRTGLAVEDLVLSRLGYQRDVVVRCQHYEAAFKLVADSDLLLTMPRRRAAELHALLGNHLLPMPLSLPPLELHVYWHRQTDADPRNRWLRGELLALTG, encoded by the coding sequence ATGAACCCTGTTCAGGATTCGGCACGGCTCGCCCGGCTGGACCTCAACCTCTTCCGCGTGTTCGACGTGGTGCTCCGGGAGCGGAACCTGACGCGCGCGGCGGAGGTCCTGTTCCTCAGCCAGTCAGCCGTGAGCCATGCGCTGGCCCGCCTGCGTGAGCAGCTGGGAGCGCCGCTGTTCGTCCGGGAGGGGCGCGGTGTGGCGCCCACGGCGTTCGCGGAGCGCCTGGCGCCGGAGATTCGGGAGGCGCTGGCGCTGTTCGAACAGGCGGTTCATCGCGGACGCGGCTTCGACCCTCGCCGGGACGTAAGCCAGTTCACGGTGGCGATGAACGACGTGCTGGAGCCGTCGATTCTCCCGCTGCTCGTGGCTCGGTTACGGGCACACGCGCCGGAGGTCCGCATCTCCAGTGTCCGGCTCGACCGGGCGCGGCTGGAGCGGGACCTCGCGTCGGGGCGGCTCGACCTCTCCATCGACGTGGAGCAGCAGACCGGCGCGGAGCTGAAGCGCGCGGCCCTGTTGCAAGACACCTTCTGCGTGGTGAGCCAACGCAGGCGCAAGCTGGACGTGGCGAAGTACATGGCGGCCCGGCACGTCACCGTGTCCTCGCGCCGCACCGGGCTGGCCGTGGAGGACCTGGTGCTCAGCCGCCTGGGCTACCAGCGTGACGTCGTCGTCCGCTGCCAGCACTACGAGGCCGCGTTCAAACTCGTCGCGGACTCCGACTTGCTGCTGACGATGCCGAGGCGGCGCGCGGCGGAGTTGCACGCGCTGCTGGGCAACCACCTCCTGCCGATGCCGCTGTCACTGCCCCCACTGGAGCTTCATGTCTACTGGCACCGACAGACGGACGCGGACCCGCGCAACCGCTGGTTGCGAGGCGAGTTGCTCGCGCTGACGGGGTAG
- a CDS encoding FAD/NAD(P)-binding protein: MRVPSSPAELPSASALAALETRIRKDLEQLEYPRRPWVLPRRTRDGRAVLDVLVIGGGQSGLTAAFGLMRERVTNLLVVDDCEQGLAGPWKTFARMHTLRTPKHLTGPDHNLPNLCFQSWYEAQHGEGSWEAMVRIPKELWADYLDWYRRTLAIPVRCGTRAGAIAWGAEEGCFSVPLVDTRKGTTDMAHARKVVLAMGIDGSGCWEVPSVVAGLRRELYAHTRDAIDFEALRGKRVGVLGAGASAFDNASVALEHGAAEVHLFYRRKTLPNVNPYRWAEFVGFLKHHADLPDADRWRFIHRIIEMGQLPPSDTFSRARAFPQFHLHGGSPWLGAEEVGGQARVTTPHGQFVFDKLIIGSGTVTDLSLRPELAGLHGDIALWKDRYTPPEGQSHADLLRHPYLGAHFELQEKQPGQAPWLQGIFNFTFGCLLSLGFGGASISGMKYGLPRLVSGVTRQLYVDDRDAFFESLAGYDEKEFEP; this comes from the coding sequence ATGCGCGTCCCCTCGAGCCCCGCCGAGCTGCCTTCCGCCTCTGCTCTCGCCGCGCTGGAAACTCGAATCCGAAAGGACCTGGAGCAGTTGGAGTACCCACGCAGACCGTGGGTGCTGCCGCGCCGCACGCGGGACGGACGGGCCGTGTTGGACGTGCTCGTCATCGGTGGTGGGCAGAGCGGGCTCACCGCCGCCTTCGGGCTGATGCGTGAGCGCGTCACGAACCTGCTCGTGGTGGATGACTGCGAGCAGGGCCTCGCCGGACCGTGGAAGACCTTCGCCCGCATGCACACGCTGCGGACACCCAAGCACCTGACGGGCCCGGACCACAACCTGCCCAACCTCTGCTTCCAGTCCTGGTACGAGGCGCAGCACGGCGAAGGTTCGTGGGAGGCGATGGTCCGAATCCCCAAGGAGCTGTGGGCGGACTACCTCGACTGGTATCGCCGCACGCTCGCCATCCCCGTGCGGTGTGGCACGCGCGCGGGGGCCATCGCCTGGGGCGCGGAGGAGGGCTGCTTCTCCGTTCCACTCGTCGACACGCGCAAGGGCACCACGGACATGGCGCATGCGCGCAAGGTGGTGCTGGCCATGGGCATTGACGGCTCCGGTTGCTGGGAGGTGCCGTCCGTGGTGGCCGGGCTGCGGCGCGAGCTGTACGCCCACACGCGCGACGCCATCGACTTCGAGGCCCTGCGTGGCAAGCGCGTGGGGGTGCTCGGCGCCGGGGCCTCCGCGTTCGACAATGCCTCCGTTGCGCTGGAGCACGGCGCGGCCGAGGTCCACCTCTTCTACCGGCGCAAGACGCTGCCCAACGTGAATCCCTACCGCTGGGCGGAGTTCGTGGGCTTTCTCAAGCACCACGCGGACCTGCCGGACGCGGACCGCTGGCGTTTCATCCACCGCATCATCGAGATGGGGCAGTTGCCACCGTCGGACACTTTCAGCCGGGCGCGTGCCTTTCCCCAGTTCCACCTGCACGGCGGCAGTCCCTGGCTCGGCGCGGAAGAGGTGGGCGGACAGGCGCGCGTCACCACGCCTCATGGGCAGTTCGTGTTCGACAAGCTCATCATCGGCAGCGGCACGGTGACGGACCTGTCGCTGCGTCCGGAACTGGCGGGCCTCCACGGCGACATCGCCCTGTGGAAGGACCGGTACACGCCGCCCGAGGGGCAGTCGCACGCGGACCTGCTGCGGCACCCGTACCTGGGCGCGCACTTCGAGCTTCAGGAGAAGCAACCGGGGCAGGCGCCATGGCTCCAGGGCATCTTCAACTTCACCTTTGGCTGCCTGCTCTCGCTGGGCTTCGGGGGCGCGAGCATCTCCGGCATGAAGTACGGCCTGCCCCGGCTCGTGTCCGGGGTGACGCGGCAGCTCTACGTGGATGACCGGGACGCGTTCTTCGAGTCCCTTGCGGGTTACGACGAGAAGGAATTCGAGCCATGA
- the allB gene encoding allantoinase AllB, giving the protein MSGEQFVVRGRRVVTGEGVREAAVVVRGGKVAAVVSHAETPSGLPVVDVGDKVVMPGVVDSHAHINEPGRTEWEGFETATRAAAAGGITTVVDMPLNSLPPTTTLAALKLKAEAAQGRCQVDHAFWGGVIPGNAGELEALIDAGISGFKCFLCPSGVDEFPHATREVLDVAMPILARRGVPLIVHAELESPVEGLVAGGDARTYRGYLESRPKRWENEAIRMMVGLARAHRCRVHIVHLSSAEALPVLREARREGLDVSVETCPHYLSFTAEEIEDGATHFKCAPPIREAENRERLWAGLAQGDIELVVSDHSPCTPALKHLDRGDFGAAWGGIASLQLSLPAVWTEAKRRSLGLESLVRWMCEAPARLVGLAGIKGTLAPGADADLVVFDPDASFAVEPQRLLHRHPITPYAGRTLTGVVEMTFLRGTKVFERGQPMPRPSGLWVRRPVGTRAAA; this is encoded by the coding sequence ATGAGTGGAGAGCAGTTCGTGGTGCGCGGCCGGCGCGTGGTCACGGGCGAAGGCGTGCGCGAGGCGGCGGTCGTGGTGCGTGGCGGCAAGGTGGCCGCGGTGGTGTCTCACGCGGAGACTCCCTCCGGACTGCCAGTGGTGGACGTGGGCGACAAGGTGGTGATGCCAGGTGTGGTGGACAGCCACGCGCACATCAACGAGCCCGGCCGCACGGAATGGGAGGGCTTCGAGACGGCCACACGCGCGGCGGCGGCGGGAGGCATCACCACGGTGGTGGACATGCCGCTCAACTCGCTGCCACCCACCACCACGCTGGCGGCGCTGAAGCTGAAGGCCGAGGCGGCCCAGGGCCGTTGTCAGGTGGACCACGCCTTCTGGGGCGGCGTCATCCCGGGCAACGCGGGGGAGTTGGAGGCGCTCATCGACGCGGGCATCTCCGGCTTCAAGTGCTTCCTGTGCCCCTCCGGTGTGGACGAGTTCCCGCATGCGACGCGCGAGGTGCTGGATGTGGCGATGCCCATCCTCGCGCGCCGGGGTGTCCCGCTCATCGTCCACGCGGAGCTGGAGTCCCCGGTGGAGGGGCTGGTCGCCGGTGGGGACGCGCGCACGTATCGCGGCTACCTGGAGTCCCGTCCGAAGCGCTGGGAGAACGAGGCCATCCGGATGATGGTGGGGCTGGCGCGCGCGCACCGCTGCCGCGTGCACATCGTCCACCTGTCCTCCGCGGAGGCGCTGCCCGTGCTGCGCGAGGCCCGGCGCGAGGGCCTGGATGTGTCGGTGGAGACGTGCCCGCACTACCTGAGCTTCACGGCGGAGGAGATTGAGGACGGCGCTACTCACTTCAAGTGCGCGCCACCCATCCGCGAGGCGGAGAACCGCGAGCGGCTGTGGGCCGGGCTGGCGCAGGGGGACATCGAGCTGGTGGTGTCGGACCACTCGCCGTGCACGCCCGCGCTGAAGCACCTGGATCGCGGCGACTTCGGCGCGGCCTGGGGCGGCATCGCGTCGTTGCAGCTCAGCCTGCCGGCGGTGTGGACGGAGGCGAAGCGGCGCAGCCTGGGGCTGGAGTCGCTGGTGCGCTGGATGTGCGAAGCTCCCGCGCGGCTGGTGGGCCTCGCGGGTATCAAGGGGACGCTGGCGCCCGGCGCGGACGCGGACCTGGTGGTGTTCGACCCGGACGCTTCATTCGCCGTGGAGCCACAGCGCCTGCTACACCGTCATCCGATAACACCGTACGCGGGCCGGACGTTGACGGGCGTGGTGGAGATGACGTTCCTGCGAGGGACGAAGGTTTTCGAGCGCGGCCAGCCGATGCCGCGCCCGTCGGGACTCTGGGTGCGCCGCCCCGTGGGGACGCGCGCCGCTGCTTGA
- a CDS encoding aldose epimerase, which yields MNGPFPGIAGLDTYALVDGGCRVEVIPSRGALVSRMYVDGDEWLYLDEATVADPAKNVRGGIPVLFPNAGPLPGDTYSVDRHQYTLQQHGFARKLPWKVRQADASQLVVELSSNEETLRHFPWRFDARLTFSLAGQRLTLESEFENQDTRPMPLHLGFHPYFRVPDAAKAQAGVDTDATRAWDNWRKQDVAVTGLNLTEEEVDLHLKDHSKPGTTLERGPGLKPIRLSWSPEYRVLVVWTLRGKDFVCVEPWTAAKGALATGEGLPHVQPGARTSLRFDIQG from the coding sequence ATGAACGGTCCGTTCCCCGGCATCGCAGGACTGGACACGTACGCGCTGGTGGACGGCGGGTGCCGCGTGGAGGTCATTCCTTCACGCGGGGCCCTCGTCAGCCGGATGTACGTAGACGGCGACGAGTGGCTGTACCTCGACGAGGCCACCGTCGCGGACCCGGCGAAGAACGTGCGCGGGGGCATCCCCGTGCTGTTCCCCAACGCCGGGCCGCTGCCGGGGGACACCTACTCCGTGGACCGTCATCAATACACGCTGCAGCAGCACGGCTTCGCGCGGAAGCTGCCGTGGAAGGTGCGGCAGGCGGACGCGTCACAGCTGGTGGTGGAGCTGTCTTCCAACGAGGAGACGCTGCGCCACTTCCCGTGGCGGTTCGACGCACGGCTCACCTTCTCGCTGGCCGGCCAACGGCTCACGCTGGAGAGCGAGTTCGAGAACCAGGACACGCGGCCCATGCCGCTGCACCTGGGCTTCCATCCGTACTTCCGCGTGCCGGACGCGGCGAAGGCCCAAGCGGGCGTGGACACGGACGCCACGCGCGCGTGGGACAACTGGCGCAAGCAGGACGTGGCCGTCACCGGGCTGAACCTCACCGAGGAGGAAGTGGACCTTCACTTGAAGGACCACTCGAAGCCGGGCACGACGCTAGAGCGGGGCCCCGGGCTCAAGCCCATCCGCCTGTCGTGGAGCCCGGAGTACCGCGTCCTCGTCGTGTGGACACTGCGCGGGAAGGACTTCGTCTGCGTGGAGCCGTGGACGGCCGCGAAGGGTGCGCTGGCCACGGGCGAAGGGCTGCCTCACGTGCAGCCCGGGGCGCGGACGTCGCTTCGCTTCGATATCCAAGGCTGA
- a CDS encoding response regulator — protein sequence MKPKVLIVENSWTMRETLRLLLSGEFDCTTAADGESGLQQALAHPPNVLISDVNMDGMDGYALCGHFRSEPTLKHIPVVFVSGYAPRTEGPADQPVPDAYLVKPVKPPVLIAQIHALLARAEAVTPAAPTIQPAWKS from the coding sequence GTGAAGCCGAAGGTCCTCATCGTCGAGAATTCGTGGACGATGCGGGAGACGCTCCGTCTCCTGCTCTCCGGCGAGTTTGACTGCACCACGGCGGCCGACGGCGAGTCGGGGCTTCAGCAGGCCCTGGCGCACCCGCCTAATGTGCTCATCTCCGATGTGAACATGGACGGAATGGACGGCTACGCGCTCTGTGGCCACTTCCGCTCCGAGCCCACGCTCAAGCACATCCCCGTCGTCTTCGTCAGCGGCTATGCGCCTCGCACGGAAGGGCCCGCGGACCAGCCCGTCCCGGACGCGTACCTGGTCAAGCCGGTGAAGCCGCCCGTGCTCATCGCCCAGATTCACGCGCTGCTGGCTCGCGCGGAGGCCGTCACCCCGGCCGCGCCCACCATCCAGCCCGCGTGGAAGAGCTGA
- a CDS encoding DUF488 domain-containing protein — protein MTIRLKRAYEAASRTDGRRFLVERLWPRGVRKTALPIEAWLKDAAPSTELRKWFAHDPDRWSEFCRRYTAELAANPAAWQPLLEAARHGTVTLVYSAHDTEHNNAAALQQFLEEASGGAAPKKPPCASRRGRGRSTRHT, from the coding sequence GTGACGATTCGACTCAAGCGGGCGTACGAAGCAGCAAGCCGCACGGATGGGCGGCGCTTCCTGGTGGAACGGCTGTGGCCGCGAGGCGTACGGAAGACAGCGCTTCCCATCGAAGCCTGGCTGAAGGACGCGGCCCCCAGCACCGAGCTGCGGAAGTGGTTTGCACACGACCCCGACCGCTGGTCCGAGTTCTGCCGAAGATACACCGCCGAGCTCGCGGCGAATCCCGCGGCATGGCAGCCCCTGCTCGAGGCCGCGCGCCACGGCACGGTGACGCTCGTCTACAGCGCCCATGACACCGAGCACAACAACGCGGCGGCCCTCCAACAGTTCCTCGAAGAGGCGTCCGGCGGCGCCGCTCCGAAGAAGCCTCCATGCGCCTCGCGGCGAGGCCGGGGCCGCTCGACGCGACACACCTGA
- the pruA gene encoding L-glutamate gamma-semialdehyde dehydrogenase codes for MINANTRVPPPKNEPVLSYAPGTTERREVQAELKRMAGEQIDIPVIIGGKHIRTGKTDTVRMPHNHSHVLATLHEADASHAEQAIQAALAVKDDWARMPFQSRAAIFLRAAELLASRYRPILNAATMLGQSKTAHQAEIDATCEAVDFLRYNVHFAEQILGWQPEAAHQTWNMTDYRPLDGFVFAVAPFNFTAIALNLATAPAIMGNVVLFKPSSTAALSAWYIMELLREAGLPDGVINMLPGDGPTVGNPVLASPHLGGIHFTGSTPTFNAMWRTVGENISRYKQYPRIVGETGGKDFIVAHPSAADDLEALAVAIVRGGFEYQGQKCSAASRVFIPESLWPKLKPRLQALISEVRMGDVSDFRNFMGAVIDEKSFKKVSSYIDLAKSDSGASIVAGGDVDRKQGWFVKPTLVQLDSPTHRILREEIFAPLVGLHVYPDAKYEETLREVDQAASYALTGAVFARDRKAIDTALRELRHAAGNFYINDKPTGAVVGQQPFGGGRASGTNDKAGSALNLVRWTSPRTIKETFVPPVKVPYPFMDNDPNEGAI; via the coding sequence GTGATCAACGCCAATACCCGCGTCCCGCCGCCGAAGAACGAGCCTGTCCTCTCCTATGCGCCCGGCACGACCGAGCGCCGGGAGGTGCAGGCCGAGCTGAAGCGCATGGCCGGTGAGCAGATCGACATCCCCGTCATCATCGGCGGCAAGCACATCCGCACCGGCAAGACGGACACCGTGCGCATGCCGCACAACCACTCGCACGTGCTGGCCACGCTGCACGAGGCGGATGCCAGCCACGCGGAGCAGGCCATCCAGGCCGCCCTGGCCGTCAAGGACGACTGGGCTCGCATGCCCTTCCAGTCGCGCGCCGCCATCTTCCTGCGCGCCGCGGAGCTGCTGGCCTCGCGCTACCGCCCCATCCTCAACGCCGCCACCATGCTGGGGCAGTCCAAGACGGCCCACCAGGCGGAGATTGACGCGACGTGCGAGGCCGTGGACTTCCTGCGCTACAACGTCCACTTCGCCGAGCAGATTCTCGGCTGGCAGCCGGAGGCCGCGCACCAGACGTGGAACATGACGGACTACCGTCCGCTGGACGGCTTCGTCTTCGCGGTGGCACCGTTCAACTTCACGGCCATTGCCCTCAACCTGGCCACCGCGCCGGCCATCATGGGCAACGTGGTGCTCTTCAAGCCGTCGTCCACCGCGGCCCTGAGCGCCTGGTACATCATGGAGCTGCTACGCGAGGCGGGCCTGCCCGACGGCGTCATCAACATGCTCCCGGGTGACGGCCCCACGGTGGGCAACCCGGTGCTGGCCAGCCCGCACCTGGGCGGCATCCACTTCACCGGCTCCACGCCGACGTTCAACGCCATGTGGCGCACGGTGGGAGAGAACATCTCCCGCTACAAGCAGTACCCCCGCATCGTCGGCGAGACGGGCGGCAAGGACTTCATCGTCGCCCACCCGTCCGCGGCGGACGACCTGGAGGCGCTCGCGGTGGCCATCGTCCGCGGCGGCTTCGAGTACCAGGGCCAGAAGTGCTCCGCGGCCAGCCGCGTCTTCATCCCCGAATCCCTGTGGCCCAAGCTGAAGCCGCGCCTCCAGGCGCTCATCAGCGAGGTTCGCATGGGCGACGTGTCGGACTTCCGCAACTTCATGGGCGCCGTCATCGACGAGAAGTCCTTCAAGAAGGTCTCCTCGTACATCGACCTGGCCAAGAGCGACAGCGGGGCCAGCATCGTGGCCGGTGGTGACGTGGACCGGAAGCAGGGCTGGTTCGTGAAGCCCACGCTGGTGCAGCTCGACAGCCCCACCCACCGAATCCTCCGCGAGGAGATCTTCGCGCCGCTGGTGGGCCTGCACGTCTACCCGGATGCGAAGTACGAGGAGACGCTGCGTGAGGTCGACCAGGCCGCGTCCTACGCCCTCACCGGCGCGGTGTTCGCGCGCGACCGGAAGGCCATCGACACGGCGCTGCGCGAGCTGCGCCACGCGGCGGGCAACTTCTACATCAACGACAAGCCCACCGGCGCTGTCGTGGGCCAGCAGCCCTTCGGCGGTGGACGCGCGTCCGGCACCAACGACAAGGCGGGCTCGGCGCTCAACCTGGTGCGGTGGACCAGCCCCCGCACCATCAAGGAGACCTTCGTCCCGCCCGTGAAGGTGCCCTACCCCTTCATGGACAACGACCCGAACGAAGGCGCCATCTGA